The sequence below is a genomic window from Lycium ferocissimum isolate CSIRO_LF1 chromosome 9, AGI_CSIRO_Lferr_CH_V1, whole genome shotgun sequence.
TCAGATACAGGTGTAATCTACTTGAGGGAGCACTGTTTGAACTCACTGATCTTGACCGAGAAAGTCATGCCCCTATTTCATCCGAAAATAAGGAGAACCCTAAAAATTCTGAGTCTTCTGAAATAATGAGCACAAGTGAGCTCATAACAGCAGTTGGAAGTATATGGGATTCTGCAGCTCGCCCTCTTACACGGATCCTATCTAAATCAAGATCTAGATGCAATAACGCCGATCACcaagaaaacaacaaatatGGTTACTCCACTGCAGATAAAATTTCTGGCGCTTGTTTTTCAACTTATGATTTCCCAATACCTGTCAATGTGGATAGTGATACAGATTCTTCACCGCTGGTGCTTGCAAATGTGGAACGTCTGACAGCAAACCAGAAAGTCTTGTTCTTTGGTCCTCTTTTAGGAAATTCTCCTCTGTTGAGTCTCCTCCATGGCGGATCTACCATGCATCCAGATACTCGTAAAACAAAAAATCTTGCCAATGATTTACAGAGTGTGTATGGTTGGATGCATGAAATATCCTCACTGAAAGTTAAGCATCATTTAAATTGTGCTAGTATTGGAAGCTACGAAAGCAGAAAATGTACCATAGAAGACACGACAAACAGCCCTTCAAGTTGCTGCTCAGATGTGGATACAATAAATGCTGATTGCCAGGCTGATATGGAAAAACCGGCTGGTTCATTGTTAACTGAGATTGCGAAGCACAATGGGATCAACAAGGTGTCAACCAGTAATTCATGTCTAGGGCACTATAATGAGGTTTTTCATGAGAAAAAGTCAAACACGCTCGAGATTCCTTGTTCTAAAAGTAAGTCAGTAGCCCATGAGTACTCTCTTCCTCCAACTTGTTTTGCTAGTGTTGACGACAAAATTGATGCGAAGGATCAGATGTATGATTCTACAATCAATGAAAAAGTAGAACTGAAGGAAGAGCTCAGTTCTGAAGTACAGATCTCCGTGGTAAAGGACAAGCCTCATTATGCACTTGCAAAACAAGAACATGCTTTTGCAGGAGCAATGGCTGGAATTTTTGTCAGCCTTTGTCTTCATCCAGTTGACACAATTAAGACTGTTGTTCAATCATGTCACAATCATCAGAAACCACTTTATTATATAGGAAAATCATTTATTTCTGAAAGaggtatatatttatttgaaaCTGCACATCACTTTTCAGTATGATAATTCCTTACATGCAATGAGACACTTCTCTTCTTAGAGCCTATCTTTTGACCTTTGAAATTGTTCGTCAACTTATCTCAGGAGTAACAGCACTTTATCGGGGAATTTCTACCAATCTTGCTTCATCTGCACCAATATCTGCCCTTTACACCTTTACATACGAATCAGTGAAAGGGGCTTTGCTTCCTCTTTTTCCTAAGGTGAACActtatctcctttttttttttttttgtcctttaatgTTAAACTTCCCCTCAAAATTACTGTCTGCAGCAAGCGAGAATGGAATTGGGGAAAAAATGAAAGCAGACAATTAGGCCTCCTAAGTTTTTGGACTTATATAAATTACTAAAGGATAAAAGGAGAAACTGGTCTATGGCCTGTGGTAACTATAGTTATATTTTCCACTGgtatacttttaaaaaaaataattggtgtATTCCTAAGTGTTACGTGTTTTCCCGTCACACAGGAATATCACTCTTTTGCACACTGCTTGGCAGGGGGTTGCGCAAGCATTGCcacttcattcattttcactccaAGTGAGCATATAAAGCAACAGATGCAAGTGGGCTCGCACTATAAGAACTGCTGGTAAAGTTCCTGATAGAGTTAAGGAACATCCTGTGCTCGTTGCTACCACATGTTAAAATTTCAGTTGGTCCTCTGCATTGTGAAATCTGTCTCACAAAATCGAGTTAAACTCACAGGAAAAAGTAATCTAGTGAATGTTTGATTACCTTAATAGGGTTATTGGTGTCTTAAGTCAAAtgcttcttcttcattatctgGTTTGCTTTACTCTTGTAGTTTGTTATAGTCATTTGCTATTTCAACTCAGTACAGTAAGGAGGGCTATTATTGCCTACTGACAACATCTTGCTTTCTCATTTATGCATCCGCAGGAATGCCTTAATTGAGATTATAAGAAGTGGTGGTTTGCCTTCACTATATGCTGGATGGAGAGCTGTACTCTGGAGGAATATTCCACACTCAATCATTAAGGTTATTTTTGACTTTAGCAATCTGCCTGTGCATTTCTGTAGAGAAATGGAGAGCAGGAACTTGATTGCTTTGTATTCTCTTTCATCTCAGCTTGATTTCATTTGTACAGTCTTCTATTGCTCGTTTATTGTACATTAATAGTCTGTTTCTTAGAAGTGCTATTTTGACTGACAGTTCTATACATATGAAAGATTGAAGGAGTTGAGGTTTTCATCAGTTCAACTGGGCAAGCAAAATGACACACTAATGACGGTTAGTTTTCTTACTATTTAGTAGTCCTTTGTCCATCCTCCATCTTTGCCATTATAGGCTCATGATATATAATTCTCTGGCACTTATATTCTCACTTCTAGTATTGGCTTTAAGGATTAAAGGAATTGATGGTCAAGGCTATCATTTCCGTCATTAAAGTTTGTAGTTGAGGCGATGAAGCCTTGGTGTTCTTGGTTCCACTTCCTGTTACAAAACAGTAAAAAAATTCTTACTTGTTTACTCCTCCTTCCAGCTTGCCTGTGGCGGATTAGCTGGATCTACTGCTGCACTATTCACAACTCCATTCGATGTTGTCAAGACAAGATTACAAACACAGGTTATTCATCCGATGTGTTTCCTTTTCTTGTTCATTCTAGTTTTAACAGATGTCAATACGTCATATAGTTTGCTTGAAACTGGGATCAATTTTAAAGCCTTCAAAACGTGTTCAGTTGCTCATTTCGCATCCCTTTATGCTATTTGAGCAACTGATTTAAGACCGGTATCAGTTTAAGCCTTTGGAAAGCATTCAGCTTCCACATTTCTCATATTTCCCATTACACTATAATGACTGACTGATTTATAAAGCTCCTAAGAAAGTCTCGGTCATGCAGATTCCTGGATCTGGGACTCAGTTAGGTGTATTTGGCATACTTCAAGAAATTGGAAAGCGTGAAGGTTTGAAGGGTCTATACAGGTAATGATTTGATAGAATATTGAAGTAATTTAATGATAATACTCAATTTAATATTTAACATGTTTAGCCTAGCCATTTCATTTGTTCTAATAATAATGAACCTTGATTTCACGGCAGGGGCTTGAGTCCTAGATTGATCATGTATATGACCCAGGGAGCACTTTTCTTTGCATCTTATGAATCTTTCAAGAGGGTATTTTCTTTGGAGGTCCCGCAGCCTAAAACAGAAACGGGTACATATGAACGTATGGAAGATGATCCTGCAACATTACCTTCACCAAGCTAACAAAGGAAAGATCAGTTCAAGGTAGTGTAATCTTGCAGCAATGTTCCAAGTCAGATAATATGCTTTCAAGATTAACATGGATATTTTCCTTTGGGCTGGAAGTCCAAACAGATTATGAAGGAAACTGATGTGCTAACTACTGACTGGTTCTCTTAACACTTCATAGAAGCAAGCTGGCCGATTATCCATTGAATTTTGAACCGTGCACCAGCTAGCCCTCGGGGATTTCTCGGTTATCAAAAAACATGGGGGCATTTTCCTCGAGTTTTAGGAAATGAGAGGGGAAATTGGAGAGGATGTAGGGATGCCTACTTTTGTACTATAATGTAGTTTTGATATTTAACATTAACATAGGCGGTCCGACTGATTTGTAATTGattaattgattgattgattgattaatttCTAGTGAGTCTGCAATAAAGTAATAATTGCTTGTGTAGCCTTGGCTTAGAACGCTATTCAaagaaatgtttatttttccttttcttgttgATTTCTATAAACATGGATGAAAAGTGAATTAGCAAATACTTTTCCAGCAAAGACAACAGAAACCTATGGAATTATTAATCGGTCAAGGTAAACCAAGGATTTTCCCGCGAAAAAACAAAGGTAGTAacatataattttcttttatttaattaacttgttagGAACTAGCATATATCAAAAACAAGACAGATGTAATAATCGAGAAAGAAATCTGGAAACACAATAGATGATACGCTCTACTAAATAGATTTCGCagaaaatcaactatatccAATCTTGGTTGGCCTTTCACCACTAGCCACAAGTCATCCCCGTATTTTGCTACATACGTGGGTTCGGTCCTCCAAGGCCTCGTTAGAGCTCTTTTCAACCTACTCATGTCTAGATCGATCGGTTTCGGGTCAAATaggaagaactagaagattccaCCTCTGGAAAGCGAATACACGAATTTACTGGAAAAAATCACGGCCAACGCAAGCAAAAATCACTATGTAGAAGGTAGAGTAGCTCAAGTACTCAAGAActttaaaatgaaggaaagaggacaaagaagaaaagaccTCATACAATCACACATTCTCTGCTTCAAGcagtacaaaaatatataaggGCTCCACTTCAAGTAAGCTACACAATTATCACCATGATCTTCTCAACTATCCTGAAATTGTGCAAGTGCCCACAAGAGCCAACCACGTCTTAAGGAAGAACTGGAGCATGAAACACTTTGACCTAACTGGAATATGTCGACATGTCGGGGCAGAATCAGTAGTAAGAAAATTTGACGCAACCTTAACATAacttttattcatttttacACAGATGTCTTTTACGTAGATTCAAATGAAGGACTGCGTtgacaaataaaatgaaaaccATTAATGTATTATTAGTTAATGGCAGTTCACAACAAAGTCGTTGTAGTATAGTGGTAAGTATTCCCGCCTGTCACGCGGGTGACCCGGGTTCGATCCCCGGCAACGgcgtttatttttttatttttcacaatcTTTGTTGTTCATGCCTGAAAACTTTTACTCTTTatgtttcttctctttttttcccttaCCTCAGATGACCATCGTGAGAATATTAGTCCAAAAAATCATCATACGGTGAAAACTTTTACTCATAAAACAACTATAGAGTATGTAATTGCgattttctttcattattcTTGAGCTTTATTCTCTGCCTTCTATATTACTGTCCCTACAAATACATATGGTAATAACATTCCCATTCACGATACCAGGGGTGGAGCCACCCTTCCCTAATGGGTGTCAAGCGACACCCCTTTGCCGAGAAATTATCTAAATTACGTTGTATAGATAGGTGAAATTTTGgttatatagatatgtatataccCAATGTTGACACCTCTTAACACAAGCTAAAGGTTTGGTGCAATGGCTGAGGGGTTGCAAGCATCCCCTAAGCTCACGTGTTTGATCTTGGACAGCtacatatttattctttttgacTCCCCTTAATATGAATATATTTCAAGTAGGTAATAACATCCGCATTCACTAAGTTAAAATCTTAAATTCGCTTCCACCATTATGTTAGCCCAACAACCTTCTTGGAACAGTAAGAAAATCAGTAATGTTGATCCTGGCATATAAAATTACGAAAAAAGACAGTACTTCCAAGAAGGTTGTTGTAGTATAGTGTTTAAGTATTCCCGCCTGTCACGGGGTGATTTCTCTTCAAAAAATTACTGTAAGGATAATGTTTTCCTTCCAACAACAGTAAGAAAATCAAAATCCTTCTCCAAGAATGTGAATCTTTTGGATTCATACTGGCCAGAATGTgcatttcatgaaaagctaAACCTTTTGATTGTACAAAAAGCCTGAAGTCCAAACCAAGATTGCAAGTTGTGATTAGGTGGCCCCAGGGCTATTTATTAttcaaaatggtaatatttacaTGAAGCTCTCAAAGAAAAATGTACCACTTAGTTGATACAACAAAGTGTTCAAACTTCCCTTATGACTTTCTTTCCTTCAGCATCTTGTGGCCatcataaaaaaattacaagtaGGCTAAGTTTATATTAGAAATTTTTGTATggttgaaaaaaattgaatgagATTCCTATGCCCTCCCTATCAACTAACAATATAAACAGTGTGGTGTTGTGGCATCTCTAAGATTTTGACCCtattccaaaagaaaaaatacatgGATCATCCGGCTGAATATCAGATTTTGACAAGCTCGAGCATGCTCCTTGTGTACACCATTCGTATCTTGGTTCCTCTCGAAATTTCATGCACAAAAGGGTTGCATCCGGATGATCTCGAGTTCACAAAGCAGCCAGTTTTTGTATTGAACTCCAATATATTGAGTGAGTCGTTCTCGTTCAAGACTATACTCGACCAATTGGAGAGAATGGTGGATTGAGCACAAAAGACGGGAAAACTTGCTCTACTTTCTTGTGTACTTTctgtttcttttcctctctgACTGCATTAATCAAGCCTTTAATGTCATCTTGAACAAACACCCTCAATGTGTTGGATTGCAAAGATTCTATGTTGTTCTCTCGTCCCACGGAAATCGAGGTTTCCATTGAATGCAAAATTGAGACACAAATAGAGAATGCTTGTAATGCTGATAACTGAGCATGGAAATCAACTGAATATTGTCCATCCTCCTTAAGTGTCATCGTCAATGCTGGAGCTTTATCTTTTCTTCCCTGTATACAGTTTGAAACAATGAATGATGAGGAAAAGACACTCTTGAGACAAAGCATTATCAGTACTAATCGAGCAGATATAGTTGCCTATCATCTCAACCTCCAGGAATAACATGAGAAATGATGATGAATTTAAACCTTGATGCTAGCGAATAATGAAATCATTATTTTGACAGCTTACACTAGATAAGTTATCATTGTTACTAATGAGAAACTTGAGCTCTAAACATTATATTCATTTTACTTCTCACTGCTTAGAACAGAAACCCTTTTTAGAACGCCAGTTGAACATAATAAAAGATCGGAACAATGACCTTACCCTTGAACAGTCTTCTCAAAAGAAGTGAAGACGACTCAACAAGGGAAAGGCCGAAGCCGGATATAAGTACACCGAAGAGATGGGGATGCACCTCTTCTTCAAGGTGACTTTGCAGTAAAGTTTATTATTACCCTAAACGTATAATATAAAGTAAGAGtcttcttttacaattattGACTATGATTATTCCTACCCTTGCAGTGCTAATATATTCATTAGCCTTCAGGAAGAGCACCTTTCTCTGTCTATTCAAAGATAAGTTAAGTTGGTGCATTGGTTCCCAATTCCTACTCTCCTATCTATCTCTCTTGCCCTTTCACAAGGAATGCTCAATTAGCAGGACTAATTACTTGATTCCTGTCTATCAAGATTGCCAAGGtctaaaaaatttctttaacATAATGCCTATCAGACATGTTTAGGAAACAAGAGTATTACCTGAATGAAAAGTTCCAATGGCTGCTGACTCTCCACCAGAGGACGGTTATCATCAATGTGAATATTTGGATTGCCAAATATGTGAAGCGGACATGCCATGTCCCAGCCGCCACAGTCGCAACCTCCGCCTATCCTCCATCTATCCAACAAGGGAGAAGGACCAGGACTTTCAGTAGTTGGAAGACCATGGTGTCCCGAAGGGATCACAACGTTCACCTTGGCAGGTCCCACAGTATCTTTAGGTCCAATTCTTCGTTCAACCACAGAGAGATCCAGTAAGTTTGGAAGTTGCTGATCAGCCTTTGCATCCCCACTCCTGAATTTTAAACTCTCCCTCTTTTCAAATGGTACCTCTATAGCAATGGCTGCAATTTCAACCTGTGATTGCATTTGTACCTCTTCAGTTTCACAATTAGCTCCAGATGATTTTTCATCAGAGGCCTTATGTGCATTAGTGACATCAGGGGAAGAACAACAACTATCTTGCGTAGaaactctttttcttgaatGGGCTGTATCATACAAGACAAACTCAGTCACCATTGAGTTGTCACAATTTCCAGCATTTTTTAAGTCTGTACATAAATAACAGGAAACTTGCATCTGCCCAACCAACAAAGGTTCTTTAACGCTATCTTTCGATCCCCATCCACTAGCATTGCTCTTCCTTTTGTGATGAACAGAATGAAATGTGTACACCCAATTCAAGGTATTCTCCACTTtccacgactttgcgacaaaaCTATCTTCAGGAGACTTTACTGAGAAATCAAAAAAGGGCAATCCATTTTTCTTATCCGATCTGAGCAAGCCATGTAAATGAGCTGGTAAATTCTGCACATTCGAGTTATGGATCTCTTTCTTCATAGACTGAGGATCACAATCCAAAGGCTCCGCTATGGTTGAGAAATCATGCAATAGAGATTTATGAACTGCTCTGCCTCTACTGACATTAACAAGCTCAGGTTCGAAAGTATAACTCAATGGACTTTTCAGAGACTTAGATTTACCAAATGGATCAAACATCTTTCGGATAGGGCTGAAACGGGATTTTTGGCTGGGGATACGGGAGCTATCACTTTCTGATCGAGCAGGCGAATGTGGTAGTGCTAATTTTGCAGACAACGATTTGGGTAACGAGGCAGATGGATCCCTCTCCGTTAGTCTGTTAACTTCACGTAGACGATCAACAACTGATTGAGACATTATGTTTGAATCCTGAGCTGACTGTCTTAGTGGAATTTGAGCCCTTTTGTTTTCTCTATCATCAGAATTTAAAGAACTTCCTATAGAGCTATCTATGCGTGAATTATCCTCATCCGGACCACACAAAACATCAACAATGCCAAATGAGAATGCAGTGCCATTGCCCCTAGAGAACtcgatttttcttctttcctcaACAGCATCAGTTTTCTTGACGCGCGTAACATCTTTAGAACTTTGATAGACAGAGCCCCTCTTTAGGATATCATTTCCTTCCAAATGCAATTTCCTTGATGGAGCATCTTTACAGGACACGCTACGATACCGATGAAAGCTTATCTCAGTGAAGTCATCATCTACAGACAATACTTCTTTGCTGcatttggaatttatggaatttCCTTTGCTTTTTCTCCTCGCAGACCCCACTtttgggattacactgggtatgttgttgttgttgctgctgcctTTGCTTTTTCTCCTTTCACCTTTTAGATGGTGTCGCGGAGATGGAAGCACAGTTGTAGGACTTCCATCTACAACACAATACTTGTCGAATTCCAACTCCATATTTAGTCATATCAGTAGATCTGCAACCTATTAAGAACAAGGTAATAGGTCATTCACAGTAGAATTGACAATCTACTGAACATAGTGCAATACAATTCAAAACAAACATCAGAGAGATACAATTAATCACAGaagattttgaaatttattgGACAAACATCTTATAGGGAAACATTTTTATGAACTAAACCAATTGGAAATATGTAAAGGTTGACGTAAAGCTTGGATTTTTACAACTCCAAGACTCCAAACATGCCTTCAACATAACAGAAGTTCAGGATAAAGCAAACAACTAGATCTAAGAGAAAGACTCTAAACCAAGAAACCACAATGCTGCCATGTGTTTCAGTTGCAAAACTGAGAATatgcaacaacaaaaagaaatagACAGGACATACCCATGTCTTTAAATTGAAAACAAGATGGCTGAGCAAAGCTAATGGACTAGCAAATGCACAAGTTCAATGGGAGCCTAATGATAAATTCCATTGTTTAGAACTAAAAACCCTCAAAGGTGCTAACTTTGCTCCAATTTACTGAAACCAATGCAACAAAACAAAGAAATCCCACAACCCCAGTGAATTATGAATCCCCTAATGTGACTCAAGAAGATTGAAAAAAAAGTAGAATTTATTGTAAAACAAATCTTAAAACACTTGCATCCAAAGGAAATAGAAGGCACATCTGCTCATGAAAACAGTCCATTACCATACCCCACTTGGTGTTAGAGAAGTGAAGCAAAAGAAAAACTCAACAAACTGCTAGCAGAAGCAATCATTTCTTGTAATGTAATCTCTTAAGCACAAAGTCTCATCCAAGAAAGCacatttcatattcatatattcTCCAACAGGTGTAAAAGAAAAGATACCAAACCAGTACTTAAAGAGCATTCAGTTTCTGACTTAAAATGGTACTTAATATTTCTCCAAGAATCAAGAAAAGTACATTGGTAaaagaataacaacaattaGCACCAACCCACAAAAAGTTACACCATATAATGAGTTAATAaccacaatttaaaaaaaaaaaaaaatcaataaaaagaGAAAGCATGCCTTGTCGTAGAGATAAACACTGGGAGCAAAAAAAGGGTTAGTGGGGTAACAAAATGTACTAAGTgaaactctctctctttctcacaTGAGAGACAAAAGAGCTGCCAAGCTGCTCTATATGTCCACTAAAAAAGCTAACTTTgactcatcatcatatgctttcATGCTGTGTTTCTTTGTTCTAGTTTGCCTCTAGTGTGAGCTTTTTCTTTGTAGTGTGTGGCCTTTCTTTCTTGCCTTCTTTCACTTTCTTCAATGTTACTTTTTAGGACACTGTTTTAGGCACATTCAAGATGGCAAATTTCCAATATTAGCCTTGAAGAAAGGACTAATCAAACTTTATTTAggggcaatattgtaaaacaaGGAGGGGACAGCCCAATTATTAATTGGAGGAATCACTGCACAaggattattatattttattggGAATAGCAGATACTGTTTTCTCTTGGCTCTTTCTAAgctaatttaataattttgttCAAATTTAATATGGGACAGGATTCTTATGATCAAGGTGATTTCCCAAATTacaataatctttttttattaatGGTGAATTGAATGTACTAGATTTCAGATCCCTCCAAAGAGGCAATTACATCAAGATCCTTGATTCTTGGAGTATTAGACAAGTTTGCCCCTCAATaaataaaacaacataaaacacatatggaaaaaaatcaccatttgagattgtgTTGTTACATATCAAGGTGCTATATCAAGACATATCATTGACCAAATACAATAAgataaaa
It includes:
- the LOC132030534 gene encoding uncharacterized protein LOC132030534, whose product is MELEFDKYCVVDGSPTTVLPSPRHHLKGERRKSKGSSNNNNIPSVIPKVGSARRKSKGNSINSKCSKEVLSVDDDFTEISFHRYRSVSCKDAPSRKLHLEGNDILKRGSVYQSSKDVTRVKKTDAVEERRKIEFSRGNGTAFSFGIVDVLCGPDEDNSRIDSSIGSSLNSDDRENKRAQIPLRQSAQDSNIMSQSVVDRLREVNRLTERDPSASLPKSLSAKLALPHSPARSESDSSRIPSQKSRFSPIRKMFDPFGKSKSLKSPLSYTFEPELVNVSRGRAVHKSLLHDFSTIAEPLDCDPQSMKKEIHNSNVQNLPAHLHGLLRSDKKNGLPFFDFSVKSPEDSFVAKSWKVENTLNWVYTFHSVHHKRKSNASGWGSKDSVKEPLLVGQMQVSCYLCTDLKNAGNCDNSMVTEFVLYDTAHSRKRVSTQDSCCSSPDVTNAHKASDEKSSGANCETEEVQMQSQVEIAAIAIEVPFEKRESLKFRSGDAKADQQLPNLLDLSVVERRIGPKDTVGPAKVNVVIPSGHHGLPTTESPGPSPLLDRWRIGGGCDCGGWDMACPLHIFGNPNIHIDDNRPLVESQQPLELFIQGRKDKAPALTMTLKEDGQYSVDFHAQLSALQAFSICVSILHSMETSISVGRENNIESLQSNTLRVFVQDDIKGLINAVREEKKQKVHKKVEQVFPSFVLNPPFSPIGRV
- the LOC132030532 gene encoding mitochondrial aspartate-glutamate transporter AGC1, giving the protein MARGSQPRPSNKPAIRYRCNLLEGALFELTDLDRESHAPISSENKENPKNSESSEIMSTSELITAVGSIWDSAARPLTRILSKSRSRCNNADHQENNKYGYSTADKISGACFSTYDFPIPVNVDSDTDSSPLVLANVERLTANQKVLFFGPLLGNSPLLSLLHGGSTMHPDTRKTKNLANDLQSVYGWMHEISSLKVKHHLNCASIGSYESRKCTIEDTTNSPSSCCSDVDTINADCQADMEKPAGSLLTEIAKHNGINKVSTSNSCLGHYNEVFHEKKSNTLEIPCSKSKSVAHEYSLPPTCFASVDDKIDAKDQMYDSTINEKVELKEELSSEVQISVVKDKPHYALAKQEHAFAGAMAGIFVSLCLHPVDTIKTVVQSCHNHQKPLYYIGKSFISERGVTALYRGISTNLASSAPISALYTFTYESVKGALLPLFPKEYHSFAHCLAGGCASIATSFIFTPSEHIKQQMQVGSHYKNCWNALIEIIRSGGLPSLYAGWRAVLWRNIPHSIIKFYTYERLKELRFSSVQLGKQNDTLMTLACGGLAGSTAALFTTPFDVVKTRLQTQIPGSGTQLGVFGILQEIGKREGLKGLYRGLSPRLIMYMTQGALFFASYESFKRVFSLEVPQPKTETGTYERMEDDPATLPSPS